From Drosophila suzukii chromosome 2R, CBGP_Dsuzu_IsoJpt1.0, whole genome shotgun sequence, a single genomic window includes:
- the Tsp42Ef gene encoding 23 kDa integral membrane protein, whose amino-acid sequence MASTASVKLIVYALDVLCTLLALVLISFGIYVVVSYDLDDIGKVSAYSYVGLGIAALVVVLWGYLSAWRENVCCTVTFIVFLCLVIIAQFAVVYVLITQEKAVASNLANALEATWEEELNSPGAMSLYQNWFQCCGRGSPQDYIVNERLPPDTCFRNHDKSKPENLIHTGCRVEFENYWLRLTHIFNILALVLIAVELLLSVISCRLCNSIRNDARRSYF is encoded by the exons ATGGCGTCCACCGCGAGTGTGAAGCTGATTGTTTACGCCCTGGACGTACTTTGCACG TTGCTGGCCTTGGTGCTGATATCCTTTGGCATTTATGTGGTGGTGTCCTATGATCTGGACGATATCGGAAAAGTATCGGCCTACTCATACGTGGGACTCGGAATCGCTGCCCTGGTGGTGGTGCTTTGGGGATATCTGTCCGCTTGGCGGGAGAATGTGTGCTGTACGGTCACG TTTATTGTTTTCCTCTGCCTGGTCATCATTGCTCAGTTCGCCGTTGTCTATGTGCTGATCACTCAGGAGAAGGCGGTGGCCTCCAACCTGGCCAACGCTCTGGAGGCCACATGGGAGGAGGAACTGAACAGCCCCGGTGCTATGTCGCTCTACCAGAACTGG TTCCAGTGCTGTGGTCGTGGCAGTCCCCAGGATTATATTGTCAACGAACGCCTGCCTCCGGACACCTGTTTCCGGAACCACGACAAGAGCAAGCCGGAGAATCTTATCCACACCGGTTGTCGTGTGGAGTTCGAGAACTACTGGCTGCGCTTGACCCACATTTTCAACATCCTTGCCCTCGTGCTCATTGCAGTTGAG CTCCTGCTCAGTGTCATCTCTTGCCGTCTATGCAACAGCATTCGCAATGATGCCCGCCGTTCTTACTTTTAA